Within the Photobacterium swingsii genome, the region AATCGGGGCACCGAGTGGCATCACAGCGGCGCAACCGACTTCTTCTAAACGCTTACACAACACAGGATCTGCGTGGCAATATGGCAACACAATGAAGCCCTCGCGCACCAAGGTTTCTGCGGCCGCTAAGGTTTCAATCGGGTCTGGCATTAAGTATTTAGGGTCTGGGTGAATTTCCAACTTCAGCCAGTTGGTACCTAAGGCTTCACGCGCCAACTTAGCCGCAAAAATGGCTTCTTTGGCATTCTTAGCACCCGAGGTATTAGGCAATAAATTCACGCCCGCTTTGACTAATGGCGCGAGAATGTCATCGTCGCGGTTATCAATGTCGACCCGCTTCAATGCCATAGTCACAAGTTCAGACTCGGTCGCAATGATCGATTTTGCCATCGTTTGGCTATTGGCATATTTACCTGTTCCCGTGAACAGGCGTGAAGAAAATGTTTTATCCGCAATAGTTAACATTATTAACCTCCAGCAATCGCTTGAAATAGGGCAATACGATCACCACCACTGAGTAAAGTTGAATCCCACTGGTGGCGCGGCACAATGTCATCATTTACCGCAACAGCCGTGGCCTTTAATGGCATATCAAGCTGCATTAACAAGGTTGATAGGGTCATGGCGGGCGGGCAAGTCATCGGCTTGTCATTCACTGAGACCTGAATTTCGGTATTATTGATTGTCATGTTTCTCTCCTGTGCCACAGACAGGACAACACTTATCCTGGGCGACATTAAATTTTTGCCATGTCATGGTTAACCCATCAAATTGCTGCAAAGTGGCAAAACCAACCTGACCAGCACCGGTAAGCACCTTGATGGTCTCGAGTGCTTGCAAGGTACCTACCACGCCCACAACCGGGCCTGCAATGCCTGAATTACTGCAGTTCATCGCAGGGGACTTTGCTTCTGGATCGTACGGAAAGAGGCAGTGGTAACAAGGACCTGAACCATGACGAAAATCAAACGCCATCAACTGACCTTGCCATCTGATTGCCGCGCCAGCGATCAAGATTTTTCTGGCCTTAAAACACGCTTGATTCACAGCATGACGTGTTGGCAAGTTATCGGAGCAATCGAGTACCACATCTGCAAGTTCCACTTCCATCGTTAAACGCTGATCCGCTAGGCGCGCTTTTACGGCTCGTACTCGAATATGCGGGTTCAAGGCACGTACCTGCTCCGCGGCCATTTCAGCTTTGCTTAACCCTTGATGTCGATCGCGATAGATGATCTGGCGCTGAAGGTTAGAGCTATCGACCTCATCATCATCTGCAATCACCAAGGTACCGATACCAGCACCGGCTAAATACAATGCCGCCGATGACCCAAGTCCACCGGCACCCACCATCAATACCTTTGCATTTGCTAACCGCGTCTGACCATTTTCACCAATTTCAGGCAACATAATTTGGCGGTTATAGCGTAAAAACTCTTGGTCACTCAGCATATTATCGAACCAACAATTGATTAAAGGCGTCTACCGCTGCGCCAGTATCTGCAGCTTGCGTCACCGCACGTACGACAGCAACACTGCTCACACCCGTCCGCCACACAGATCCCGCACGAGAAAGGTCAATCCCGCCAATGGCCACTGTCGGAAAATCTTGGCCTATGAGCTGTTGATATAACGCTAATCGGCTCAGTCCTTGTGGTTTCGATGGCATATCTTTAGTGGTGGTAGGAAAAATATGACCGAGTGCGATATAACTCGGCGAAAACTCAGCCGCTCGTAATATTTCATAATAGCCATGGGTTGAAAGGCCTAAGCGCAAGCCTGCCTGCTGGATCTGAGTTAGATCCGCCGTCTCCAGATCTTCTTGACCGAGGTGAATCCCATACGCCTGATGATCAATTGCAAGCTGCCAGTAATCATTCACAAACACTTGCGCCTGATGGGCATCACCCGCCGCGATAATTTGTGCAATTTGCGCTTCAAGTGCAGGGTCTTGAGGATCTTTAATTCTCAACTGCGTGGTTTTCACGCCAAGCTCCAGTAAGCGCTCAACCCACTCTGCCGAGTCCACCACAGGGTACAACGCCAGGTGTTCAGCATCCGTTGCAGCAAAAGGGGCAACCGCAACCTCTTTACTTTGCCAACCCAATGTCATGATCTCAGGATGATTTGCCGTCATTGGACGAGGGAACACCTCACGTGTCAGTGGCCACTGCTTATTATCATGTAACTGAACATAACGCGCATATGCACGCGCCAAGGTCACCGCATCTTCGACCGGGTAATCCAATGCCAATGCTGCCAGCAACATGGCACGCACAGCTTCTGTATCGCCAGCCTGATGGCAGTACACAGCTCGCGCTTCACCATGATGGTGCCAGATATCAAACACCCCACCTTGAACAGGGAAACCACACACAATCAAAGCGGGATTAGCGGCAACTAGGCGTTGAATGGCTGCAACATCAGTGCTCTCACTCCAGTGATCACACACGACAAAATGACTTTCTATTTGTGCCATATCGGTAGGAACAGCTTGAGCAAAGCTCAAGCTGAACGAACGAGAGTCAACGCATATGTCTACCACATCAGATTGCTGAACAGTCACAGTCACCGCTTCACCCAATTGATATTGAGCGGCTTGAGCCAGCAAAGGCTCGATATGGGTAAGCAATGGCTTTAAGCGTTCAGGTAAACAGATTGCACTCATTAATCTTCCTCTTTCACGGGATGGTATAGTTCACTTCCTGTTGAGCGGAATTCATCTGCTTTTTGGCGCATGCCTTCAAGCGGATCATCAAGCAATTTAATGGCAAGATCGCCGCTCTTTTCCAAATTGCTTGCGTAATCTCGAACTTCTTGTGAGATCTTCATTGAACAGAATTTAGGACCACACATAGAGCAGAAGTGAGCAACCTTGCCGGACTCTTGCGGCAAAGTTTCATCGTGGTATGCACGAGCAGTGATAGGGTCAAGACTCAAATTAAATTGATCTTCCCAACGAAATTCAAAGCGGGCTTTTGATAAGGCATTATCGCGGACTTGCGCACCAGGATGACCCTTCGCAAGATCAGCCGCATGAGCACATAACTTATAGGTAATCAGACCCACTTTAACGTCTTCTTTATTCGGTAAGCCAAGATGTTCTTTAGGGGTAACGTAACAAAGCATGGCACAGCCATACCAACCTATCATGGCGGCGCCAATACCCGAGGTAATGTGATCGTAACCGGGTGCAATATCAGTAGTCAGCGGGCCTAATGTATAGAAAGGGGCTTCATGGCAGTGCTTAAGTTGCTCTTCCATGTTTTCTTTAATCATATGCATTGGCACATGCCCAGGGCCTTCGATCATCACCTGAACATCGTATTCCCAAGCGACTTTCGTTAATTCACCTAGGGTACGTAGCTCACTAAATTGCGCTTCATCATTAGCATCGGCCACAGAACCAGGACGAAGGCCATCGCCTAACGAGAGTGAAATATCGTACTTGGCACAAATCTCACAGATCTCACGAAAATGAAGGTACAAGAAACTTTCTTCGTGGTGAGCCAGACACCACTTCGCCATGATAGAGCCACCGCGAGACACTATGCCAGTCACGCGTTTTGCCGTCATAGGCACATAGCGCAGCAATACACCCGCATGGATAGTAAAGTAATCAACCCCTTGCTCCGCTTGTTCTAGTAACGTATCTCTGAAAACGTCCCAAGTGAGGTTTTCGGCGATGCCATTCACTTTTTCAAGTGCTTGGTACATAGGTACTGTACCGATCGGAACTGGACTATTGCGAATGATCCACTCACGTGTTTCGTGGATATTACGCCCTGTCGATAAATCCATCACAGTATCGCCGCCCCAACGAGTCGACCACACTAACTTCTCAACTTCCTCCTCTATGGAGGAACTCACTGAGGAGTTACCAATATTGGCGTTCACTTTAACTAAGAAATTACGGCCAATGATCATTGGCTCTGATTCTGGGTGGTTAATATTGGCAGGAATAATTGCTCGACCTTCAGCAATTTCTTTGCGAACGAACTCGGCTGAAATTTCTTCTGGTAGATTAGCACCAAAATTCATACCGGGGTGCTGATGGTTCAAGACCTCGTCACGGTATTTTGCACGCCCCATGTTCTCGCGAATGGCGATATATTCCATTTCAGGCGTTATCACACCTTGGCGCGCATAATGGAGCTGAGTAACGCATGCCCCCTCTTTCGCACGACGAATACGTGCTCGCTCACCAAAACGAAGCTCATCTAAGCTGTCATCAGCAAGGCGCTCTTTAGAGTAAGCGGAACTCAGATCATCAAGCAGCTCGGTGTCATTACGTTCAGTAATCCAAACCTCTCGCACCTTTGGTAATCCCGCGTAGATATCAATATCTTGCTCAGGATCGGTGTAGAAACCTGAAGTGTCGTAAACACGAATCGCTTCATTAGGCTCTAAGATAGGCTGATCTTTAGTACCACCCACTAAGCTATCGGCCAGTGCAATTTCTCGCATGGGTACTTGGATATCAGGGCGGCTACCTTCAACATAGACCTTCTGGGAGTTAGGGTATGGTTGGGCAGTAAGTGAATCTATAAATTGTTTAGCTTCCAGTCTCGCTTGTTTGCGAATCGACATAGCAAAATCCTTACGGTTCCATGGTTGGGATATTTGCTTGGCGGATTGGTGCATAAACAAGAGGCGTACACGTAGGGTGTGCAGCATCATCTGATAGCTTAACAGCGACGAAAAGATATATTAGTGCCGTTAAACAGAAGATTTTCTCTTGTTCCCTTCGCAGGTATTAGCCTGATCAGGTTCTACGGATCCCGCAATGCGGTCTCAGCCAAATGGCACTCCGACAAGTTTCAGCAAGGAGTATAGGGAAGGGAAGAAAGCGCAGCAAGGGCGAAACCAATAAATCTGGTCTAAGCAGTACAAAAAAGAAAGGCTGCCAAAGCAGCCTTATCCATTATTTTGAAAATTTCTTTACCAGCGCTTTCAATAGCGATGAATGCGTTTCTCTCAACTCACCGAGCTTATGAGTAATTTTCGGTGCACCTTCATCATCAAAAAGTTTTGGTACAGCAACACGTTGCGATGAGTAGATCCCAGTATGACCACTAAAGTAATATGCGGTATAGCAAGCAATAGCGAAATACAACATATGGTCAGCACCAAACAACTCCACGCCCATAATGGTACAAGCCAAAGGTGTATTCGTCGCTGCGGCAAAAACAGCTAAAAAGCCCAATGCTGCAAATAAATCAACAGGCGCTCCCATTACCCAAGCCATGGTGTTACCTAATGTCGCACCGACAAAAAAGAGCGGAGTGACTTCTCCCCCTTTGTATCCTGCCGCTAAGGTAATTGCCGTTAGTAATAATTTTAGAGCCCAGCTATACCATTCAGCCCCACCGTCGGTGAAGGCACTCAATATACTGACACCGCCTTCACGCGTACTGTAAACACCTAACCCGATATAATCATAGTTACCAATCCAATGTGTTATTCCAATCACCATCAAGCCACCCGTGACTACAATGACGTAAGGGTTTTTTAATGTAGCTTTGAAAATATCTTTAAATGCATGGGTTAACTCACCAAATAAATAACCCGCTAAGCCAAAAGCAATAGACGCAAAGACTATCTTCACCATCAGCCAAACATCGACTTTTAGCACATGATCGAAGATCGTAATATTTTCGAGGAAATCAATACGGTAATGCGTATGATGCGCACCTAAAGCCGTACATACAAGATCCGCCAGAATGGCAGCAAATAAGGCAGGAATAATCGCGTCATAACGCAAGCGACCAATAGCTAAGACTTCCAACGCAAAGATAGCGCCGGTTAGCGGAGTTCCAAATACGGCGCCAAACCCCGCAGCAACCCCCGCGATTAATATGAGCCGAGTATCCGCCTCGTTAAGTTTAAAAACACGCGCTAACCAGTGGGTTGTTGCGCCACCAATTTGCACCGCTGTACCTTCACGGCCCGCCGAACCACCAAACAAGTGTGTAATTACCGTCGTAATTAATACCAATGGTCCCATGCGAGTGGGAATACCAGCACCAGGTTGATGTATCTCATCCATGATCAGATTATTGCCGCCCTCTGAGTTTTTACCCAGATTTCGATAGCAATAGACAATCACAATACCTGCGAGAGGTAACAAATAAATCAGCCATGGGTTATCAACACGTATCGTTGTCGCTGTGCTTAGGATCCATAAAAAGAACGCATTCAACGAGCCGACCAAAATAGCGACAGGTGTAATAAGAAGAGTCCAGCGAACAATCTGGATCAGTATTTTGGGGTTTGCACTTAGAGGATGAGCCATACTGTCTCTATTTATCTCTTAAATGAATTTCTAAGGATAGACAATATGATAGACAAATACCCCACCATAGATAGATCTATCCTAACTATAGTAGGAGTCATTATCTCAGTGTGAGCGGTTAAAGGTGGAACTCCATCACCCGTGATCGGCTAGATAAGCCATCAGCAAGCAAATCCTACCCTTACACAGAAAAAATAACAAGATGAAAACCAGCTTTCCAGTTCCAGTATTTCTGCTCACGCCATAAAGATGGCAGGGGTGGAGAGAGCCAAACACCCAACACGCGCTGATTGTCGGTAGCGGTGAATCCGCTACACCAGAAACGAAAAAGGCTCCAGCATTTCTGCTAGAGCCTTAAAGATGGCAGGGGTGGAGAGAGCCGAACGCCCAACACGCGCTGATTGTCGGTAGCGGTGAATCCGCTGCTTGAACACTAAACACCAGAAACGAAAAAGGCTCCAGCATTTCTGCTAGCGCCTTAAAGATGGCAGGGGTAGAGAGAGCCGAACGCCCAACATGCGCTGATTGTCGGTAGCGGTGAATCCGCTGCTTGAACACTAAACACCAGAAACGAAAAAGGCTCCAGCATTTCTGCTAGAGCCTTAAAGATGGCAGGGGTGGAGAGATTCGAACTCCCAACACGCGGATTTGGAATCCGCTGCTCTGCCAATTGGAGCTACACCCCTATTAGTTATTTTAAAGACTTAACTCTGTCTGAATAAGTGGCGGAGCGGACGGGACTCGAACCCGCGACCCCCGGCGTGACAGGCCGGTATTCTAACCAACTGAACTACCGCTCCACACGGTGATAAACAGTCAACTGTCTATCCGATACACGTCGTTCAATACGTATATCTAAATTTGAAGCCTGGCGATGACCTACTCTCACATGGGGAGACCCCACACTACCATCGGCGCTATTACGTTTCACTACTGAGTTCGGCATGGGATCAGGTGGGTCCATAATGCTATGGTCGCCAAGCAAATTCGGGTTATTTACCGCCATCAGGCGATAAATACAATCTGGGAAAATCTAACTAGCGTTTACAATTTCGTTCAAACACGTCATTCAAGTGCTCATGGAGTCCGTAAAACCCCTTGGGTGTTGTATGGTTAAGCCTCACGGGCAATTAGTACAGGTTAGCTCAATGCCTCGCAGCACTTACACACCCTGCCTATCAACGTCGTAGTCTTCGACAACCCTTTAGAGACCTTAAAGGTCTAGAGATGACTCATCTTGAGGCTCGC harbors:
- a CDS encoding thiazole synthase, with protein sequence MLTIADKTFSSRLFTGTGKYANSQTMAKSIIATESELVTMALKRVDIDNRDDDILAPLVKAGVNLLPNTSGAKNAKEAIFAAKLAREALGTNWLKLEIHPDPKYLMPDPIETLAAAETLVREGFIVLPYCHADPVLCKRLEEVGCAAVMPLGAPIGSNKGLASRDFLEIIIDQARVPVIVDAGIGAPSHAAEAMEMGADAVLVNTAIAAAADPIAMGCAFKLAVESGRMAYEAGLAGTVNHAIASSPLTAFLDHSA
- the thiS gene encoding sulfur carrier protein ThiS; translated protein: MTINNTEIQVSVNDKPMTCPPAMTLSTLLMQLDMPLKATAVAVNDDIVPRHQWDSTLLSGGDRIALFQAIAGG
- a CDS encoding HesA/MoeB/ThiF family protein; amino-acid sequence: MLSDQEFLRYNRQIMLPEIGENGQTRLANAKVLMVGAGGLGSSAALYLAGAGIGTLVIADDDEVDSSNLQRQIIYRDRHQGLSKAEMAAEQVRALNPHIRVRAVKARLADQRLTMEVELADVVLDCSDNLPTRHAVNQACFKARKILIAGAAIRWQGQLMAFDFRHGSGPCYHCLFPYDPEAKSPAMNCSNSGIAGPVVGVVGTLQALETIKVLTGAGQVGFATLQQFDGLTMTWQKFNVAQDKCCPVCGTGEKHDNQ
- the thiE gene encoding thiamine phosphate synthase, translating into MSAICLPERLKPLLTHIEPLLAQAAQYQLGEAVTVTVQQSDVVDICVDSRSFSLSFAQAVPTDMAQIESHFVVCDHWSESTDVAAIQRLVAANPALIVCGFPVQGGVFDIWHHHGEARAVYCHQAGDTEAVRAMLLAALALDYPVEDAVTLARAYARYVQLHDNKQWPLTREVFPRPMTANHPEIMTLGWQSKEVAVAPFAATDAEHLALYPVVDSAEWVERLLELGVKTTQLRIKDPQDPALEAQIAQIIAAGDAHQAQVFVNDYWQLAIDHQAYGIHLGQEDLETADLTQIQQAGLRLGLSTHGYYEILRAAEFSPSYIALGHIFPTTTKDMPSKPQGLSRLALYQQLIGQDFPTVAIGGIDLSRAGSVWRTGVSSVAVVRAVTQAADTGAAVDAFNQLLVR
- the thiC gene encoding phosphomethylpyrimidine synthase ThiC, producing the protein MSIRKQARLEAKQFIDSLTAQPYPNSQKVYVEGSRPDIQVPMREIALADSLVGGTKDQPILEPNEAIRVYDTSGFYTDPEQDIDIYAGLPKVREVWITERNDTELLDDLSSAYSKERLADDSLDELRFGERARIRRAKEGACVTQLHYARQGVITPEMEYIAIRENMGRAKYRDEVLNHQHPGMNFGANLPEEISAEFVRKEIAEGRAIIPANINHPESEPMIIGRNFLVKVNANIGNSSVSSSIEEEVEKLVWSTRWGGDTVMDLSTGRNIHETREWIIRNSPVPIGTVPMYQALEKVNGIAENLTWDVFRDTLLEQAEQGVDYFTIHAGVLLRYVPMTAKRVTGIVSRGGSIMAKWCLAHHEESFLYLHFREICEICAKYDISLSLGDGLRPGSVADANDEAQFSELRTLGELTKVAWEYDVQVMIEGPGHVPMHMIKENMEEQLKHCHEAPFYTLGPLTTDIAPGYDHITSGIGAAMIGWYGCAMLCYVTPKEHLGLPNKEDVKVGLITYKLCAHAADLAKGHPGAQVRDNALSKARFEFRWEDQFNLSLDPITARAYHDETLPQESGKVAHFCSMCGPKFCSMKISQEVRDYASNLEKSGDLAIKLLDDPLEGMRQKADEFRSTGSELYHPVKEED
- a CDS encoding voltage-gated chloride channel family protein, giving the protein MAHPLSANPKILIQIVRWTLLITPVAILVGSLNAFFLWILSTATTIRVDNPWLIYLLPLAGIVIVYCYRNLGKNSEGGNNLIMDEIHQPGAGIPTRMGPLVLITTVITHLFGGSAGREGTAVQIGGATTHWLARVFKLNEADTRLILIAGVAAGFGAVFGTPLTGAIFALEVLAIGRLRYDAIIPALFAAILADLVCTALGAHHTHYRIDFLENITIFDHVLKVDVWLMVKIVFASIAFGLAGYLFGELTHAFKDIFKATLKNPYVIVVTGGLMVIGITHWIGNYDYIGLGVYSTREGGVSILSAFTDGGAEWYSWALKLLLTAITLAAGYKGGEVTPLFFVGATLGNTMAWVMGAPVDLFAALGFLAVFAAATNTPLACTIMGVELFGADHMLYFAIACYTAYYFSGHTGIYSSQRVAVPKLFDDEGAPKITHKLGELRETHSSLLKALVKKFSK